In Candidatus Cetobacterium colombiensis, one genomic interval encodes:
- a CDS encoding murein L,D-transpeptidase catalytic domain family protein — MLGKKYLMLALILGSISTASFGFTLKNPTKAEKKMEMSLENSEEKLYNEIGLKGKLNYEVFKIALRGYNKIEGRKKELLTIIDYSKPSTEKRFFVIDMEKKELLVQTHVSHGKNSGGNIATSFSNKMSSNKSSLGFFLTENTYMGGNGYSLVLNGLEKGINDKAKERYIVIHGADYANPRFAQSRGRLGRSLGCPALPRDISKKTIDMIKNGSVIFTYGNDSTYLEKSNYV, encoded by the coding sequence GTGTTAGGGAAAAAGTATTTAATGTTAGCTCTTATTTTAGGATCAATATCAACAGCATCATTTGGTTTTACATTAAAGAATCCTACAAAAGCAGAGAAGAAGATGGAGATGTCTTTAGAAAATTCAGAAGAAAAGTTATATAATGAAATTGGATTAAAAGGAAAATTAAATTACGAAGTATTTAAAATAGCCTTAAGAGGTTATAATAAGATTGAGGGTAGAAAAAAAGAATTATTAACTATAATTGATTATTCAAAACCTTCAACAGAAAAAAGATTTTTTGTAATTGATATGGAGAAAAAAGAATTACTAGTTCAAACTCATGTGTCACATGGGAAAAATAGTGGTGGAAATATTGCGACATCATTTTCTAACAAAATGAGTTCTAATAAAAGTTCTTTAGGATTCTTTTTAACTGAAAATACATACATGGGTGGTAATGGTTATTCTTTAGTTTTAAATGGATTAGAAAAAGGAATAAACGATAAGGCAAAAGAAAGATACATTGTTATCCATGGTGCAGATTATGCAAATCCAAGATTTGCTCAATCTCGTGGAAGATTAGGGAGAAGCCTAGGATGTCCAGCTTTACCAAGAGATATATCTAAAAAGACAATAGATATGATAAAAAATGGATCAGTAATATTTACATATGGAAATGATTCTACATATTTAGAAAAAAGTAATTATGTTTAA
- a CDS encoding L,D-transpeptidase, translating to MKNKLRFLILIMLGVINFTLIYSAIIEKDLTYNEHTLPDTYKYGKKTREFQWEKISNKLDNLDKFQSENTEFGTLRNYKNINGYPPLAREEVTQKYSNGASTTKDKYGIRRNQSIPLYREGQMDKPERYALDGSLISILANDSNYYKVKVENIDGEWLVPRRYIEALEVKKFPRVVVVDRKNQNIATLEKDGDIWKIRSMNPASTGLDKPPFKLATPLGVFVVQEKRFKMDYLKDGSSTEIEGYAPYASRFSGGGYIHGVPVNLPRTEMIEYSSTLGTTPRSHMCVRNATSHAKYVYNWAQTKKGIVIVIE from the coding sequence ATGAAGAACAAACTTAGATTTTTAATATTAATTATGTTAGGAGTTATAAATTTTACATTAATTTATTCTGCAATAATAGAAAAGGATTTAACTTATAATGAGCACACCCTGCCGGATACCTATAAATATGGAAAAAAAACTAGAGAGTTTCAATGGGAAAAAATATCTAATAAGTTAGATAACCTAGATAAATTTCAGAGTGAAAATACAGAGTTTGGGACATTACGAAATTATAAAAATATAAATGGATATCCTCCTTTAGCAAGGGAAGAGGTTACACAAAAATATTCAAATGGAGCATCTACAACTAAAGATAAATATGGAATTAGAAGAAATCAAAGCATACCATTATATAGAGAAGGACAAATGGATAAACCTGAAAGATATGCTTTAGATGGATCTTTAATTTCGATACTAGCTAATGATTCAAATTATTATAAAGTTAAAGTTGAAAATATAGACGGAGAATGGTTAGTTCCAAGAAGATATATAGAAGCATTAGAAGTAAAAAAATTTCCTAGAGTTGTAGTGGTTGATAGAAAAAATCAAAATATAGCAACATTAGAAAAAGATGGAGACATTTGGAAAATTAGAAGTATGAATCCAGCATCAACAGGATTGGATAAGCCACCTTTTAAATTAGCAACACCTTTAGGAGTATTTGTAGTTCAAGAGAAAAGATTTAAAATGGATTATTTAAAAGATGGAAGTAGTACTGAAATTGAAGGGTATGCACCATATGCCAGTAGATTTTCAGGAGGTGGATATATTCATGGAGTCCCTGTAAATTTACCAAGAACAGAGATGATTGAGTATAGCTCAACGCTAGGAACGACTCCAAGATCACATATGTGTGTAAGAAATGCAACATCTCATGCAAAGTATGTTTATAATTGGGCACAGACAAAAAAAGGAATAGTAATTGTAATAGAATAA